One genomic segment of Chloroflexi bacterium ADurb.Bin180 includes these proteins:
- a CDS encoding TadE-like protein: MTIGTRHHQRGQEMVEAAFILPILILLLLIVVDLGRAFYTYITVIDAAREGARYGVASQDSADICARAMAEGTGQLLPVPLHCSANPGHGSGTPVSATVWCDLPLIMGRLVGRPAIRISHTVAFRIR; the protein is encoded by the coding sequence ATGACTATTGGAACACGCCACCATCAGCGCGGTCAGGAGATGGTCGAGGCCGCCTTCATCCTGCCGATTCTGATTCTGTTGTTGCTCATCGTGGTGGACCTGGGGCGCGCTTTCTACACCTACATCACGGTGATCGACGCGGCTCGTGAGGGTGCACGCTACGGGGTGGCCAGCCAGGACAGTGCCGATATCTGCGCCAGGGCTATGGCCGAAGGGACGGGCCAGTTGCTGCCGGTGCCACTGCACTGCAGCGCCAATCCTGGCCACGGCTCGGGTACGCCGGTGAGTGCGACCGTGTGGTGCGACTTGCCGTTGATTATGGGTCGCCTTGTAGGTCGACCCGCTATCCGGATAAGCCACACGGTGGCCTTTCGCATACGATGA
- a CDS encoding von Willebrand factor type A domain protein, translating into MSRTKGERGAVLITLALFLLVLFLFLALAVDVGLGYVERRKVQAITDAASLAAMQVMSENATDAQILAVISDYVLVQNPLGSNEQRTYTAQWLLGSQTAGTVGVGARPTGVSGILVTVKGSVPTFFARLAGIPKLDAVARGGGGYSPLDVVLVLDKSGSMDDDSCFLHHANSGYSLRAHFKDSSLCNSVSTGDGLSSSNCANCKGTYKSKDGCYWPDGAKMTSAVYPYCGTNIHQDKKTCEACKGVWTPPPEPMADLKQASIGFVNLVQAELGSSNPHVGLVSYSTSATLDVKLTGTMSTVTSGINNLQSLGYTNCEDGLYQARLELTTSGRQRWTSARVMIFMSDGNANRCRGSTSTCAAAKTKAIAEAERAAAAGITIYTIGLGEEADTITLQQIAAVGGGVYMYAPSSADLQACFQEMFRKIRGLRLVE; encoded by the coding sequence ATGTCCAGGACCAAAGGTGAACGCGGCGCAGTTCTGATCACTCTGGCCCTCTTCCTGTTGGTGCTATTCCTGTTTTTGGCCCTGGCCGTTGACGTTGGCCTGGGCTATGTGGAGCGCCGCAAGGTGCAGGCCATCACCGACGCCGCCTCCCTGGCGGCCATGCAGGTGATGTCGGAGAACGCCACCGACGCACAGATTCTCGCGGTCATCAGCGACTATGTGCTGGTGCAGAATCCACTGGGCTCCAATGAGCAGAGAACCTACACTGCTCAGTGGCTGCTCGGTTCACAGACCGCCGGCACTGTTGGTGTTGGCGCCAGGCCGACCGGAGTCAGCGGCATCCTGGTGACGGTGAAGGGCAGTGTGCCCACCTTCTTTGCTCGTCTCGCGGGCATTCCCAAGTTGGATGCAGTGGCCCGCGGAGGCGGCGGCTACTCACCGCTGGATGTAGTGCTGGTACTGGACAAGTCCGGCAGTATGGACGATGACTCGTGTTTCCTGCACCATGCGAACAGCGGCTACAGCCTGCGGGCGCACTTTAAGGATAGCAGCCTGTGCAACAGCGTGTCGACCGGCGATGGACTGAGTTCATCGAACTGCGCCAACTGCAAAGGCACGTACAAGTCCAAAGACGGCTGCTACTGGCCCGATGGCGCCAAGATGACCAGTGCCGTCTATCCCTATTGTGGAACAAACATCCACCAGGACAAGAAAACCTGCGAGGCGTGCAAGGGGGTGTGGACGCCGCCACCAGAGCCGATGGCTGATCTCAAGCAAGCCTCCATCGGCTTTGTGAACCTGGTACAGGCAGAATTGGGCTCCAGCAACCCCCACGTCGGCCTGGTCAGCTACTCTACCAGCGCCACTCTGGATGTAAAGCTCACCGGCACAATGAGCACCGTGACCTCGGGAATCAACAACCTGCAGTCGCTCGGCTACACCAACTGCGAGGATGGTCTCTACCAGGCCAGGCTGGAGTTGACCACATCGGGCCGCCAGCGTTGGACCTCGGCCAGGGTAATGATCTTTATGTCCGATGGCAACGCCAACCGCTGCCGCGGTTCGACCAGCACCTGCGCTGCGGCCAAGACCAAGGCCATAGCGGAAGCCGAGAGGGCTGCTGCGGCAGGCATCACCATTTATACCATCGGGCTCGGAGAGGAAGCTGACACGATCACGCTGCAGCAGATCGCTGCCGTCGGCGGTGGCGTCTACATGTATGCGCCATCGAGTGCGGATCTGCAGGCGTGTTTCCAGGAGATGTTCCGGAAGATCAGGGGACTGCGCCTGGTCGAATAG
- a CDS encoding TadE-like protein yields the protein MLTQLRRERGQELVEYALILPVLMLLILGTMQFALIVFSYNTIAEAARAGARYAVIGDHADHPDLIRAAVFRVTDTAGLARAQLTVPNPVKQADNTIRVSVTYQMRLFVPFFRIRSITLNAVSTKLIELG from the coding sequence ATGCTCACCCAGCTACGACGCGAGCGCGGTCAGGAATTGGTTGAATACGCCCTCATTCTGCCCGTATTGATGTTACTGATACTGGGCACCATGCAGTTCGCGCTGATCGTTTTCTCCTACAATACCATCGCTGAGGCCGCGCGCGCCGGTGCCCGTTATGCTGTCATCGGCGACCACGCCGACCACCCAGACCTCATTCGAGCGGCCGTGTTCCGCGTCACCGACACTGCTGGTCTGGCTCGTGCGCAACTGACCGTTCCCAACCCCGTCAAACAGGCCGATAATACCATTCGAGTCAGCGTTACCTATCAAATGCGCCTGTTCGTCCCGTTTTTCAGAATTCGCAGCATCACTCTCAACGCCGTATCCACCAAGCTGATCGAGCTTGGCTAA
- the thrC_2 gene encoding Threonine synthase, giving the protein MDLRCLRCGREYVRETHAWRCECGGLLELAGGTRFERASLVGTQLTLWRYRAMLPAVEDEHLVSLGEGGTPLIETRLGSRSVWCKLEFLAPTGSFKDRGSAVLVSVLHSLGISEVVEDSSGNAAASLAAYCARAGIKARLFVPAQTSPAKLAQVAVYGAELVQVEGEREDSALAAQAAAAQGAYYASHNYSPFFVEGAKTLAYEVWEQLGRGPDNVIVPLGNGSLLIGAYRGFGELQRADLIDCMPRLFGVQARACAPIWEAYRLGWEDAAPVVPGTTAAEGIRIASPVRGRQVLRAIRETGGAVVAVDEGEIARSRETLAQQGLYVEPTAATGAAALSQLAGVIDGRQTTVLALTGSGLKSA; this is encoded by the coding sequence ATGGACCTGCGCTGCTTGAGGTGCGGGCGGGAGTATGTACGAGAGACTCACGCGTGGCGGTGCGAGTGCGGTGGGTTGCTCGAACTGGCTGGTGGAACCAGGTTCGAGCGCGCGTCGCTGGTCGGCACTCAGCTCACGCTGTGGCGCTACCGGGCGATGCTGCCCGCCGTTGAGGATGAGCACCTCGTGTCACTGGGCGAGGGCGGCACGCCGCTGATCGAGACGCGCCTGGGGAGCAGGAGCGTCTGGTGCAAGCTCGAGTTCCTGGCGCCCACCGGTTCGTTCAAGGATCGCGGCAGTGCGGTTCTGGTGAGCGTGCTGCACTCGCTGGGGATCAGCGAGGTGGTCGAGGACTCGTCGGGGAACGCCGCTGCATCTCTGGCCGCCTACTGTGCCAGGGCCGGGATCAAGGCACGCCTCTTTGTGCCGGCCCAGACGTCGCCGGCCAAACTGGCGCAAGTGGCGGTCTATGGCGCCGAACTGGTCCAGGTCGAGGGAGAACGTGAGGACTCGGCACTGGCGGCGCAGGCTGCGGCGGCTCAGGGCGCGTACTATGCCAGCCACAACTATAGCCCTTTCTTCGTTGAGGGAGCCAAGACCTTGGCCTACGAGGTGTGGGAGCAGCTTGGGCGCGGGCCGGACAATGTGATTGTCCCGCTCGGCAACGGCAGTTTGCTCATCGGGGCATATCGCGGTTTTGGGGAGTTGCAGCGGGCCGACCTGATCGACTGCATGCCCCGGCTCTTTGGCGTTCAGGCCCGTGCCTGCGCCCCCATCTGGGAGGCGTACCGGCTGGGTTGGGAGGATGCGGCCCCGGTAGTGCCTGGCACGACAGCGGCCGAGGGCATCAGAATCGCCAGCCCCGTGCGAGGGCGGCAGGTGCTGCGGGCGATCAGAGAGACCGGAGGCGCGGTTGTCGCGGTGGACGAGGGGGAGATTGCCCGCAGCAGAGAGACTCTGGCGCAGCAGGGGTTGTACGTGGAGCCCACGGCGGCGACGGGCGCCGCCGCGTTGAGTCAGCTCGCCGGGGTGATTGACGGTCGCCAGACTACGGTGCTGGCCCTGACGGGGAGCGGGCTGAAGAGCGCATAG